In Cicer arietinum cultivar CDC Frontier isolate Library 1 chromosome 7, Cicar.CDCFrontier_v2.0, whole genome shotgun sequence, a single window of DNA contains:
- the LOC101505722 gene encoding albumin-2-like (The RefSeq protein has 2 substitutions, 1 non-frameshifting indel and aligns at 98% coverage compared to this genomic sequence) yields the protein MTKTGYINAAFRSSRNNEAYLFINDKYVLLDYAPGTSNDKVLYGPSLVRDGYKSLAKTIFGTYGIDCSFDTEYNEAFIFYENLCARIDYAPHSDKDKIISGPKKIADMFPFFKGTVFENGIDAAFRSTKGKEVYLFKEDKYARIDYGTNRLVQNIKYISDGFPCLRGTIFEYGMDSAFASHKTNEAYLFKGEYYARINFTPGSTNDIMGGVKKTLDYWPSLRGIIPLE from the coding sequence ATGACAAAATCTGGTTACATTGATGCTGCATTTCGTTCATCTAGGAACAATGAAGCTTACTTATTCATCAATGATAAGTACGTGCTATTGGATTATGCTCCAGGAACTAGCAATGATAAAGTTTTGTATGGGCCAAGTCTTGTTCGTGATGGATATAAATCACTTGCTAAGACAATATTTGGAACATATGGAATAGATTGTTCCTTCGATACTGAATACAACGAGGCattcatattttatgaaaacCTTTGTGCTCGCATAGACTATGCTCCACATTCCGACAAAGACAAAATAATTTCAGGTCCTAAGAAAATCGCTGACATGTTTCCTTTTTTCAAAGGAACCGTGTTTGAAAATGGAATAGATGCTGCATTTAGATCAACTAAGGGAAAAGAAGTTTACTTATTCAAAGAAGACAAGTATGCTCGTATAGATTATGGCACAAATCGTCTCGTTCAAAATATCAAGTACATTAGTGATGGGTTTCCTTGCTTACGTGGCACAATATTTGAATATGGAATGGATTCAGCTTTTGCTTCTCATAAGACAAATGAAGCTTATCTTTTCAAAGGAGAATATTATGCACGTATCAATTTTACAcctggatcaacaaatgataccATTATGGGTGGTGTGAAGAAAACTCTTGACTATTGGCCATCTCTTCGTGGCATAATAcc